A single Laribacter hongkongensis DSM 14985 DNA region contains:
- the yidC gene encoding membrane protein insertase YidC → MDTKRLIVFIVLSFGLLFVWQEYFAPKPQPKPVAAAVQPDGTPAPATARPADSPATGKLASAQTITVTTDLVKAQINTAGGDIRSLELLTQGAIDNPDKPFMLMTEQGGRTYVAQSGLLSSDASLPTHKTLYAADKTAYTLSPDQNTLTVTLAAAPVNGVEVKKIFTFKRDSYVIDVRYDIINHSDKPVDATAYYRLLRDGKAPEGESSMAHTFTGPAVYTETGKFQKVSFEDLAKGKGDYVRQADNGWVAMVQHYFVSAWILKTNDGKSVCSSAEACQFELKPAAGDLYSAGVLVKLPVVAAGQQYSIDMPLYAGPEDTRRMATVAPGLVLTKDYGWVTIIATPLFWLLDKLYGLVHNWGWAIVLLTVLVKAAFYPLSAASYRSMAKMKALAPRMQRLKEQYGDDRQKFQQATMEMYKTEKVNPLGGCLPIVVQIPVFIGLYWALLASVELRQAPWILWIHDLAKPDPYYILPALMAATMYLQTFLNPPPADPLQAKMMKIMPLAFSVMFFFFPAGLVLYWLVNNILSIAQQWWVNKQIEKDAAKAKSS, encoded by the coding sequence ATGGATACCAAACGTCTGATCGTTTTCATCGTGCTGTCCTTCGGCCTGCTGTTCGTCTGGCAGGAATACTTTGCTCCGAAGCCGCAGCCGAAACCCGTGGCCGCTGCCGTCCAGCCGGACGGAACGCCCGCACCTGCCACCGCCCGGCCGGCCGACAGTCCTGCCACCGGCAAGCTGGCCAGCGCCCAGACCATTACCGTGACCACGGACCTGGTCAAGGCGCAGATCAACACTGCCGGCGGTGACATCCGCAGCCTTGAGCTTCTGACCCAGGGGGCCATCGACAATCCGGACAAGCCGTTCATGCTGATGACCGAGCAGGGCGGACGCACCTACGTGGCCCAAAGCGGTCTCCTGTCGTCGGACGCCTCGCTGCCGACGCACAAGACGCTGTATGCCGCCGACAAGACCGCCTACACGCTGTCGCCGGACCAGAACACCCTGACGGTGACGCTGGCCGCCGCACCGGTCAACGGTGTCGAAGTGAAGAAGATCTTCACGTTCAAGCGCGACAGCTACGTGATCGACGTGCGCTACGACATCATCAACCACAGCGACAAGCCGGTGGATGCCACCGCCTACTACCGCCTGCTGCGTGACGGCAAGGCACCGGAAGGCGAAAGCAGCATGGCGCACACCTTCACCGGTCCGGCCGTGTACACCGAAACGGGCAAGTTCCAGAAGGTGAGCTTCGAGGACCTGGCCAAGGGCAAGGGCGACTACGTGCGCCAGGCCGACAACGGCTGGGTGGCCATGGTGCAGCACTACTTCGTCAGCGCCTGGATCCTCAAGACCAATGACGGCAAGTCGGTATGCAGCAGCGCCGAGGCCTGCCAGTTCGAGCTCAAGCCGGCTGCGGGCGACCTCTACTCCGCCGGCGTACTGGTCAAGCTGCCGGTCGTGGCCGCCGGCCAGCAGTACAGCATCGACATGCCGCTGTATGCCGGTCCGGAAGACACCCGCCGCATGGCCACCGTCGCACCGGGTCTGGTGCTGACCAAGGACTACGGCTGGGTCACCATCATCGCCACGCCGCTGTTCTGGCTGCTCGACAAGCTGTACGGCCTCGTGCACAACTGGGGCTGGGCAATCGTGCTGCTGACCGTGCTGGTGAAAGCCGCCTTCTATCCCCTGTCGGCGGCCAGCTACCGCTCGATGGCCAAGATGAAGGCCCTGGCACCGCGCATGCAGCGCCTGAAGGAACAGTACGGCGACGACCGCCAGAAGTTCCAGCAGGCCACGATGGAGATGTACAAGACCGAAAAGGTCAATCCGCTGGGCGGCTGCCTGCCGATCGTGGTGCAGATTCCGGTGTTCATCGGTCTCTACTGGGCCCTGCTGGCCTCGGTCGAACTGCGGCAGGCTCCGTGGATCCTGTGGATCCATGACCTGGCCAAGCCGGACCCTTACTACATCCTGCCGGCCCTGATGGCGGCCACCATGTACCTGCAGACCTTCCTCAACCCGCCGCCGGCCGACCCGCTGCAGGCGAAGATGATGAAGATCATGCCGCTGGCCTTCTCGGTGATGTTCTTCTTCTTCCCGGCCGGTCTGGTGCTGTACTGGCTGGTCAACAACATCCTGTCCATTGCCCAGCAATGGTGGGTGAACAAGCAGATCGAAAAGGACGCCGCCAAGGCGAAGAGCTCCTGA
- the rnpA gene encoding ribonuclease P protein component translates to MAFCFRRAQRILKTDEFSSVFRLRRVRSNAWFQVYVAPNQLGHARLGLVVSKKTAKRANRRNYMKRVIRDTFRQHPDRVAGVDFVVRVRAPFDRAGRPEAVEALRALFARLSSCRVSSSR, encoded by the coding sequence GTGGCTTTCTGCTTTCGCCGCGCGCAGCGAATACTGAAAACGGATGAATTTTCATCCGTTTTTCGTTTGCGCCGCGTTCGCAGCAACGCCTGGTTTCAGGTCTATGTTGCACCCAACCAGCTCGGGCACGCCCGGCTGGGGCTGGTGGTCAGCAAAAAGACTGCGAAGCGCGCCAACCGCCGCAACTACATGAAGCGCGTGATCCGAGACACGTTCCGCCAGCATCCTGACCGGGTTGCGGGCGTCGACTTTGTCGTGCGGGTGCGTGCTCCGTTTGACCGGGCCGGTCGTCCCGAGGCTGTCGAAGCCTTGCGGGCCCTGTTTGCCAGGCTGTCGTCATGTCGCGTATCGTCCTCGCGCTGA
- the yidD gene encoding membrane protein insertion efficiency factor YidD, which yields MSRIVLALIRFYQLAISPWLPPRCRYQPTCSQYAIEAVQKHGALKGGWLALRRIGRCHPWGSSGYDPVP from the coding sequence ATGTCGCGTATCGTCCTCGCGCTGATCCGCTTCTACCAGCTGGCCATCAGTCCGTGGCTGCCGCCGCGCTGCCGCTACCAGCCGACCTGCTCGCAGTATGCGATCGAGGCCGTGCAGAAGCATGGTGCGCTCAAGGGCGGCTGGCTGGCGCTCAGGCGCATCGGCCGCTGCCACCCCTGGGGCAGCAGTGGCTACGACCCGGTTCCCTGA
- the rpmH gene encoding 50S ribosomal protein L34, protein MKRTFQPSVVKRKRTHGFRARMKTRGGRAVIAARRSKGRARLSA, encoded by the coding sequence ATGAAGCGCACTTTTCAACCTTCCGTCGTGAAGCGCAAGCGCACTCACGGTTTCCGTGCCCGCATGAAGACCCGCGGTGGCCGTGCCGTGATCGCTGCCCGTCGCTCCAAGGGCCGTGCCCGTCTGTCCGCCTAA